From Lepus europaeus isolate LE1 chromosome 3, mLepTim1.pri, whole genome shotgun sequence, a single genomic window includes:
- the SMIM29 gene encoding small integral membrane protein 29, with translation MSNTTVPNAPQANSDSMVGYVLGPFFLITLVGVVVAVVMYVQKRKRVDRLRHHLLPMYSYDPAEELHEAEQELLSDVGDPKVVHGWQSGYQHKRVPLLDVKT, from the exons ATGAGTAACACCACAGTGCCCAATGCGCCCCAGGCCAACAGCGACTCCATGGTGGGCTATGTGTTGGGCCCTTTCTTCCTCATCACCCTGGTCGGGGTGGTGGTGGCCGTG GTAATGTATGTCCAGAAGAGAAAACG ggtggACCGGCTGCGCcaccacctgctccccatgtacaGCTATGACCCGGCTGAGGAGCTGCACGAGGCTGAGCAGGAGCTCCTGTcggacgtgggagacccgaag GTGGTGCACGGCTGGCAGAGTGGCTACCAGCACAAGCGGGTGCCCCTGCTGGACGTCAAGACCTGA